A section of the Tenrec ecaudatus isolate mTenEca1 chromosome 15, mTenEca1.hap1, whole genome shotgun sequence genome encodes:
- the LOC142427650 gene encoding lysine-specific demethylase 4D-like: MNSQDYRSQNSSLKIMTFRPTMEEFKDFNKYIAYMESQGAHRAGLAKIIPPKQWTARENYDDVDDILIASPVQQVTTGQTGVFLQYHKKKKSMTVEEYRHLANTDRYRTPTHRDVDDLERTYWKSRMYNSPIYGAGVCGSLFGENTEHWNLRHLGTIQDLLEQECGVVIKGVNTPYLYFGLWQTTFTWHTEDMDLYSINYLHFGEPKTWYAVPPEHGARLERLARELFPGSSSGCANFLRHKVALISPRVLRENGIPVGRITQGAGEFMVTFPYGYHAGFNHGFNCAESINFATLRWVNYGKAASQCSCGEARVTFPMDAFVRILQPEHYELWKHGRDRTSLDHVEPTALTSPEWTAWKGARTRAMVKGRLRSFKPRRARRRSLTLAADSGLGGCALVCPRPTTHSWADSSTVQPEDPTCMGCSPTGSSVSLLPTSVPSAQYLQASPKGTRTRRPRDSDAHQQSVKSRAKSHTASTFVHLPTQALHENQQSTDDSGPWRFEIQHAVKASGCCCDPDLQPLGPPLNPDSLMHPGPCLKSLDNISVNLPDMLVLSPPNESLTSKTFSSYASVHSMAPLDPLGAIAMDPLKLL; encoded by the coding sequence ATGAATTCCCAGGACTATCGAAGCCAGAACTCAAGCCTTAAAATCATGACTTTCCGGCCTACCATGGAAGAATTTAAGGATTTCAACAAATACATTGCTTACATGGAATCCCAAGGTGCCCACCGTGCAGGCCTGGCTAAGATAATCCCACCCAAACAGTGGACAGCCAGAGAGAACTATGATGATGTGGATGACATCCTCATAGCCAGTCCTGTGCAGCAGGTAACTACTGGGCaaacaggtgtctttttgcaataccataaaaagaagaaatccatGACCGTGGAGGAGTATCGCCACTTGGCCAACACTGACAGATACCGCACTCCCACACACCGGGATGTTGACGATTTGGAGCGGACCTATTGGAAGAGCCGCATGTACAattctcccatttatggggcTGGAGTATGTGGCTCCTTATTTGGTGAAAACACTGAGCATTGGAACCTCAGACACCTGGGGACGATCCAGGATCTGCTGGAGCAGGAGTGTGGAGTTGTCATCAAAGGCGTCAACACCCCCTACCTGTACTTTGGCCTGTGGCAGACCACCTTCACTTGGCACACGGAGGACATGGACCTGTACAGCATCAACTACCTGCACTTCGGGGAGCCCAAAACGTGGTATGCGGTGCCCCCTGAGCATGGAGCCCGGCTGGAGAGACTGGCCAGGGAGCTTTTCCCTGGCAGTTCCAGTGGCTGCGCGAACTTCCTGCGgcacaaggtggccctcatcTCACCCAGAGTCCTCAGGGAGAACGGCATTCCTGTTGGTCGGATCACCCAGGGAGCAGGCGAGTTCATGGTCACATTCCCCTATGGATACCACGCTGGCTTCAATCACGGTTTCAACTGTGCGGAATCCATCAACTTTGCCACCCTGCGCTGGGTTAATTACGGTAAAGCTGCTTCTCAGTGCAGCTGTGGGGAAGCCAGGGTCACATTTCCCATGGACGCCTTCGTGCGCATTCTGCAACCCGAGCACTATGAGCTGTGGAAACACGGCAGGGACCGCACCTCCTTGGACCACGTGGAACCCACAGCACTGACCAGCCCGGAGTGGACGGCCTGGAAGGGAGCCAGGACTCGTGCGATGGTCAAGGGGCGTCTGCGGTCCTTTAAGCCACGCAGGGCCAGGCGTCGCTCTCTGACTCTGGCAGCagacagtgggcttgggggctgtgcactggtaTGTCCTCGTCCCACAACCCACTCCTGGGCAGACAGCTCTACTGTACAGCCTGAGGACCCTACCTGCATGGGTTGCAGTCCTACAGGATCCAGTGTCTCCCTACTTCCCACCTCAGTTCCATCTGCCCAGTATCTCCAGGCTTCACCAAAGGGTACTCGCACTAGGCGTCCTCGGGACTCCGATGCCCACCAGCAGTCTGTGAAGTCCAGGGCCAAGAGCCAcacagcaagcacatttgtacacctgcCCACACAGGCATTGCATGAGAATCAACAATCAACAGATGACTCTGGCCCTTGGAGATTTGAGATCCAGCATGCTGTTAAAGCTTCTGGGTGCTGCTGTGACCCCGATCTTCAGCCCTTGGGACCCCCACTGAATCCTGATTCTCTGATGCACCCTGGCCCCTGCCTGAAGTCACTGGACAACATCTCAGTGAATCTCCCGGACATGCTTGTGCTGAGTCCTCCTAATGAGTCTTTGACTTCTAAAACATTCTCCAGCTATGCCTCTGTGCACAGTATGGCACCTCTGGACCCCCTTGGTGCTATTGCTATGGACCCCCTTAAACTTCTATAA